From Candidatus Poribacteria bacterium, the proteins below share one genomic window:
- a CDS encoding sugar phosphate isomerase/epimerase encodes MKVGIRDGMLPVSFEESFQKAKEIGFDGVEICMGVDYREHLLWQDGGIDKVNGLAEAAGIEVSSLSPGGFTAYSFMHPTDSTRTEGIAKLQYLAETCPQLGAKVILVPFFGNGQIEDEHISAARFLDGLKAAAETAEKHGVFLAIESTLSAEQHQQIIDNVGSSAVGVYYDMGNATGFGYDSPSEIRSLGGAITQMHIKDTGGNHAGEGDVDFPAVFDAVHAVGYDSWFVLETPGKDDPVASAAKNLDFVKNSF; translated from the coding sequence ATGAAGGTAGGTATTCGGGACGGGATGTTGCCCGTTTCTTTTGAAGAATCGTTTCAGAAAGCGAAAGAGATCGGATTTGATGGTGTCGAAATTTGCATGGGCGTTGACTACCGTGAACACCTGCTCTGGCAAGATGGTGGGATTGATAAGGTGAACGGTTTAGCAGAAGCCGCTGGTATCGAAGTGTCTTCACTTTCTCCAGGGGGCTTCACCGCATATTCCTTTATGCATCCGACCGATAGCACGCGGACCGAGGGAATCGCAAAATTGCAATATCTGGCAGAGACATGTCCGCAACTCGGCGCCAAGGTGATTCTGGTCCCGTTTTTTGGGAATGGTCAGATCGAGGATGAACACATCAGCGCAGCACGGTTCCTTGATGGATTGAAAGCCGCCGCTGAAACCGCTGAGAAACACGGTGTTTTCCTCGCGATTGAATCCACGTTAAGTGCCGAACAACATCAACAGATTATTGATAACGTCGGTTCGTCAGCCGTTGGCGTTTATTACGATATGGGGAACGCCACAGGATTCGGTTACGACTCACCCTCTGAAATTCGGAGTTTGGGCGGGGCAATCACACAGATGCATATCAAGGACACTGGCGGCAATCACGCCGGTGAAGGCGATGTTGACTTTCCTGCCGTCTTTGATGCTGTCCATGCCGTTGGATACGATAGTTGGTTCGTCCTTGAAACACCCGGTAAAGATGATCCTGTTGCGTCCGCCGCAAAAAATCTCGATTTTGTAAAAAATAGTTTTTGA
- a CDS encoding efflux RND transporter periplasmic adaptor subunit yields MINRHVLKAYAAIYAKVLMQKLTNNPRQPLLLSVLAMIFSFSIGSVIAQEAAAPIAVPVTTARRGTIVSTKQYTGHLEPHTEVQVFANVPGKIVALNATVGQHVTKDDVLAETDSREAILAVIRAESAFSSAKSRLTSTEANAQADIESQLAVAQETVMTAQSNLVETQSLAEMRVRNQLVQAEVGYKAAVETIEKSKTNAEQGLERARVERDDAKADYDRNKSLHEKQLISDSNFESVEKRLRLAETRLEEAQVTARQFEDGSTYPSVEKAKAELAVAQKLVEIRSWEREIALAESKVTQAQADLNAAQKLVDAKSWEQEIEIARAAVSQAEEQRKLAQEQASAATLKSPIDGIVAERHLNMGDYAGSATSPTGKPVFTVIGVDALKAIWNMPVAEARRIHSGELVLISTDAGIRNIVGTIDFISPTVNGENNTVLVHASVSNSVGTLSHTDGLRPGGTITVSIKTGERKNVQLLPLHAVLHIQNGSGTLFTVEGNAARREQVSVGTVYGGEIEITSKLTKGTLIIVDKQHQLQDGTPVSIVRD; encoded by the coding sequence ATGATTAATAGACATGTTTTAAAAGCGTACGCCGCAATTTATGCGAAAGTATTAATGCAAAAGCTTACAAACAACCCCCGACAACCGCTTCTGCTCAGCGTTCTCGCGATGATCTTTTCTTTCAGTATTGGGAGTGTAATTGCCCAAGAGGCAGCAGCACCGATTGCTGTGCCGGTTACGACAGCAAGACGCGGGACGATTGTTTCCACGAAGCAGTACACCGGGCACTTAGAACCACACACTGAAGTGCAAGTGTTTGCCAATGTTCCTGGGAAGATTGTTGCCCTGAACGCGACCGTTGGACAACATGTGACGAAAGATGATGTGCTTGCAGAAACGGATTCAAGAGAAGCCATACTTGCCGTGATACGGGCAGAATCGGCATTCAGCAGTGCGAAATCCCGACTCACCTCAACGGAAGCAAATGCCCAAGCGGATATTGAATCTCAGTTGGCGGTTGCACAGGAGACGGTAATGACAGCGCAGTCGAACCTCGTGGAGACGCAATCGCTCGCTGAGATGCGTGTCCGTAACCAACTCGTGCAGGCAGAAGTAGGGTACAAAGCCGCCGTGGAGACAATTGAAAAGTCGAAAACGAATGCAGAGCAGGGTTTGGAACGCGCCAGGGTGGAGCGCGATGACGCTAAAGCGGATTATGATCGAAACAAATCGCTCCACGAGAAGCAGCTCATCAGTGATAGCAATTTTGAATCCGTAGAAAAGCGTTTAAGATTGGCAGAAACCCGTTTAGAGGAAGCACAAGTTACAGCACGACAGTTTGAGGACGGCTCAACATACCCTTCCGTGGAGAAAGCGAAAGCGGAATTAGCCGTTGCTCAGAAGTTAGTGGAGATCCGCAGCTGGGAACGCGAGATCGCTTTGGCGGAATCAAAGGTTACCCAAGCACAAGCCGATCTTAACGCCGCGCAGAAACTCGTGGACGCAAAGTCCTGGGAACAAGAAATTGAAATTGCGAGAGCGGCGGTGAGTCAAGCCGAAGAACAACGCAAACTCGCCCAAGAACAGGCGAGTGCTGCCACTCTTAAGTCCCCGATTGATGGCATCGTTGCCGAACGCCACTTGAACATGGGAGATTATGCGGGATCCGCCACCTCACCTACAGGGAAGCCTGTATTTACGGTCATCGGTGTTGATGCGCTCAAAGCAATTTGGAACATGCCTGTCGCCGAGGCGCGTCGTATCCACAGCGGCGAACTCGTCTTGATTTCTACGGATGCCGGCATTCGGAATATCGTCGGCACGATCGATTTTATCAGTCCCACGGTCAACGGTGAAAACAATACAGTGCTTGTCCATGCCAGTGTCTCCAATTCTGTCGGGACACTCTCTCACACTGACGGTCTCAGACCGGGTGGCACCATCACGGTTTCCATCAAAACGGGTGAACGGAAAAATGTCCAACTTCTTCCGTTGCACGCAGTCTTGCACATTCAGAACGGGAGCGGAACTCTCTTTACCGTTGAGGGGAACGCAGCACGCCGAGAACAGGTAAGCGTCGGCACCGTTTACGGTGGCGAAATAGAAATTACCTCGAAACTTACGAAGGGGACGCTGATAATTGTTGATAAACAACACCAGTTACAGGATGGAACACCGGTATCTATCGTTCGGGATTAA
- the msrA gene encoding peptide-methionine (S)-S-oxide reductase MsrA, whose protein sequence is MKLETATLGAGCFWCVEAVFLQVEGVHTVVSGYTGGTTVNPTYEAVCMGMTGHAEVAQIAFDPDVISYEEVLEVFWHTHDPTTLNRQGADVGTQYRSAIFYHTEAQQQTAEKSKTEMDASDTWDAPIVTEITPLDVFYPAEDYHQNFFQLNPNQPYCQFVIHPKMQKFTKDFKDKLKK, encoded by the coding sequence ATGAAATTAGAGACAGCGACGTTAGGAGCAGGATGTTTTTGGTGTGTTGAGGCAGTTTTTCTGCAAGTGGAAGGTGTTCACACGGTCGTCTCCGGGTACACCGGCGGCACTACCGTCAATCCAACGTATGAAGCGGTGTGTATGGGAATGACGGGACACGCCGAAGTGGCTCAGATTGCGTTCGATCCGGACGTTATTTCTTATGAAGAGGTATTGGAAGTCTTTTGGCACACACATGATCCAACAACCTTAAATCGGCAGGGTGCTGATGTAGGGACGCAATACCGTTCAGCGATTTTCTATCACACGGAAGCCCAACAACAGACCGCAGAAAAATCTAAAACCGAAATGGACGCATCGGATACATGGGACGCTCCAATTGTGACAGAGATTACCCCACTCGATGTCTTTTATCCTGCCGAGGATTACCACCAAAACTTTTTTCAGCTGAATCCAAATCAACCCTACTGCCAATTTGTGATTCACCCCAAGATGCAAAAGTTCACAAAGGATTTTAAGGATAAACTTAAAAAATGA